Below is a genomic region from Virgibacillus dokdonensis.
ACGCTTACCATCACATTGATTAAACCGAGTGATTTTTCATGAACGGTTCTCCCACCCGCACTTTGGCTGGCTGTAATTACAATAGAATAAACTCGATCGTTAATTGTTGGCTGGTAGCGTTGCTTACAACCAGATAAACCAAGACGTGTACATGTTTCATAATCAAAGGTAGTTTGCTGATCTGTTATTTCCTCTGGTAGAAAAAAAGCAGATGGTTCCATCTTTAATCGCTCCATTGTTGCTTTACTAAGGTTTAAAACAATAAGTTTTTCATTATTTGATGCAGCTGCTTTATTCGTAAAAATGAACAATTGGCTAACCCCTATAAGAATGACAGATAACATAACAAGCGAAGCTAGAACTTCGACTAATGTAAAACCACGCTGTTGTTTATGCATGCATAAACTCCTTCCAAAGCAAGCTACTTTCTATCGTAAAAAGTCATCAATTCGACAGTGTATTCGACCGTTTCATCCGGATTTTCTTCTAGCGTTAATTCCTTTTCCCCTGGTTTCTCCATTTCAATGGCATGTACCATCGTCACTCGCTCTAATTTTTCAATTTGTTGTAAAAACTGCTTGAAATTTTTATATTTCGGTGAAAATATTTTTACGCGCAACTGAACCGTGTGAACAGACGTAGCAACGGTCTCCATCACTTGTCGTGTAGCTTCCTCCGATTCTGCTTTCTTCGCCTCATTTTCTTCCGTTGGGGTTGTGTTTTCTTCTGTAGATGAT
It encodes:
- a CDS encoding type IV pilus modification PilV family protein, which encodes MHKQQRGFTLVEVLASLVMLSVILIGVSQLFIFTNKAAASNNEKLIVLNLSKATMERLKMEPSAFFLPEEITDQQTTFDYETCTRLGLSGCKQRYQPTINDRVYSIVITASQSAGGRTVHEKSLGLINVMVSVEDETGRINNQVEGYVNDE